In Salvelinus sp. IW2-2015 unplaced genomic scaffold, ASM291031v2 Un_scaffold5481, whole genome shotgun sequence, the following are encoded in one genomic region:
- the LOC112078271 gene encoding 2-aminoethanethiol dioxygenase codes for MPRDNKKFLIQKIASQANITFKDFNASAIGDNKVLLDNREDLITLLTEVRAADLKLKPNGSHSXHNPPVTYMHICETESFSMGVFLLNSGASIPLHDHPGMNGMLKVLYGKVSIRCFDLLDKPSDQVQSETQFDPPLLPFQKDSLRRAVLRSTMWFTHDSSPCILTPQRENLHQIDTVDGPAAFLDILAPPYDSDDGRDCHYYKVLQTVPDADSKVEAQQQCEEETWLLEIGQPDGFWCEGEPYPGPNVSF; via the coding sequence ATGCCACGGGATAACAAGAAGTTTCTCATTCAGAAAATAGCCAGCCAAGCCAATATCACATTTAAAGATTTCAATGCATCCGCAATTGGGGACAACAAAGTATTATTGGACAACCGGGAGGATCTAATCACCCTGCTGACGGAAGTCAGGGCTGCAGACCTGAAGCTGAAACCGAACGGCTCCCATTCCGYACACAACCCACCTGTCACGTACATGCACATCTGCGAGACGGAGTCGTTCAGTATGGGGGTGTTTCTACTGAACAGCGGGGCTTCCATCCCGCTCCACGACCACCCCGGTATGAACGGGATGCTCAAGGTTCTATACGGGAAAGTCAGTATCAGGTGTTTTGACCTGTTGGATAAACCTTCGGACCAGGTGCAGAGTGAGACCCAGTTCGACCCGCCGCTGCTGCCGTTCCAGAAGGACTCTCTGCGGCGGGCAGTGCTCCGATCCACCATGTGGTTCACCCATGACAGTAGTCCGTGTATCTTAACCCCGCAGAGGGAGAACCTGCATCAGATCGACACGGTGGATGGACCTGCTGCCTTCCTCGACATCCTGGCACCTCCGTATGACTCTGACGACGGGAGGGATTGTCATTATTATAAAGTCCTACAGACTGTTCCCGACGCAGACAGTAAGGTAGAGGCGCAGCAGCAGTGTGAGGAAGAGACGTGGTTACTAGAGATAGGCCAGCCTGATGGCTTCTGGTGTGAGGGTGAACCATACCCAGGGCCCAACGTCTCCTTCTGA